A genomic region of Planococcus kocurii contains the following coding sequences:
- a CDS encoding SMODS domain-containing nucleotidyltransferase, producing MEVKSYFNDFLLGIRLTDNQINDLKKGHSILRKRLLEDGELSSILVNTFLQGSYRRATAVRSKNGNKSDVDVIVVTTLDTEQYSPQEALDKFVPFLEKHYKGKYKMQGRSIGIELSYVELDLVITSAPSETQKELLTTNSISTSYSIEDLENWALTKSWSIDYQKEWKTEPLLIPDREAGKWEKTDPLAQIKWTWNKNADCNRNYVNVVKALKWWKKLNPNPKYPKGYPLEHFVGLSCPDGIGSIAEGVTLTLENIVKEYPEKPFLKDHGVPEHDVFKRISDEEYKEFYDLVIEAALIARKALDSTDKVESIELWRELFGSKFPEPPSNTKKSQDSFTPRTEPTSSVSGGRFG from the coding sequence ATGGAAGTAAAATCTTATTTTAATGATTTTTTATTAGGTATAAGATTAACAGATAATCAAATAAACGATTTAAAAAAAGGCCACAGTATTTTACGAAAGAGATTATTGGAAGATGGAGAATTGTCTTCGATTCTTGTTAACACATTCTTACAAGGAAGTTATAGAAGGGCGACCGCTGTTCGATCTAAAAATGGAAATAAGTCAGACGTAGATGTGATTGTTGTGACAACGTTAGATACAGAGCAGTACTCTCCTCAAGAAGCATTAGATAAATTTGTCCCTTTCTTAGAAAAACATTACAAAGGGAAATATAAAATGCAAGGGCGATCTATTGGTATTGAACTTAGCTATGTCGAGCTTGACTTAGTAATTACATCTGCACCTTCAGAGACACAAAAAGAGTTACTTACAACAAATAGCATATCGACTTCTTACTCGATAGAAGACTTGGAGAATTGGGCTCTTACTAAATCTTGGAGCATAGACTATCAAAAAGAATGGAAAACGGAACCCTTATTAATTCCGGATAGAGAAGCGGGAAAATGGGAAAAAACCGATCCATTAGCACAAATTAAGTGGACCTGGAATAAAAATGCGGATTGTAATAGGAATTACGTAAATGTAGTGAAAGCTCTGAAGTGGTGGAAAAAGTTAAACCCCAACCCTAAGTATCCTAAAGGATATCCTTTAGAACATTTTGTAGGTTTAAGTTGTCCGGATGGCATAGGATCGATTGCTGAAGGAGTTACACTGACTTTAGAAAATATTGTTAAAGAATATCCTGAAAAGCCTTTTTTGAAAGATCATGGAGTCCCCGAACATGACGTCTTTAAACGTATTAGTGATGAAGAATATAAAGAATTTTATGATTTAGTGATTGAAGCTGCGTTGATTGCAAGAAAAGCTTTAGATAGTACCGATAAGGTGGAGAGCATTGAATTATGGAGAGAATTATTTGGCTCAAAGTTTCCAGAACCACCTTCTAATACGAAAAAATCACAAGATAGTTTTACTCCAAGAACCGAACCGACCTCTTCTGTTTCAGGCGGTAGATTTGGGTGA
- a CDS encoding SAVED domain-containing protein, with product MANPIKARSLGDEYQILFFWLKACDMLSDHSNVDTISYEDQEIKSLDDIVIRYKKPIRDISGKLIHKEYYQVKYHVDYRNSITLDNLMNPDFINASKYSFLEKVKVALPVLNKDNELGVAVLVTPWAIHPDDELAKLKIVDTKGGYFKEEILFDGKSRSYIAQVREKLKNHLEIKEDEELKSVLKAIRIWNNFHQYEPFLRILNGQLSAVGLKPIDLSQRINPYVNLLQRLFQEDQTKFNKEKLIEICKSEDLWTGRNIMLTEEVPVGIRSFIRRAENLENDTTTMTCLLHYFDGRYLKDEFSWNVNIKAAVEDFIGCSLAEGNSYCIYLDTHSTIAFTTGFLLDPKSGVKAVPIQKGLDGRAIWRSNSKVLKEQYPLWQVSHDIIDENGSDIVIVIEMTHPAVQDVREYIETKELSAKSIIRFYFEESPSFNSIRDGNHAMYLANEISKTLNGLQKEDRKRRYHFFGAGPNGFWFFLGQLSRNFGQLTLYEYDFEIAKDYFPTIELP from the coding sequence ATGGCGAATCCGATAAAAGCTAGGAGTTTAGGGGACGAGTATCAAATACTTTTCTTTTGGTTAAAAGCGTGTGATATGTTAAGTGATCACTCTAATGTAGATACTATCTCTTATGAAGATCAGGAAATAAAATCTCTTGATGATATAGTTATTCGCTATAAGAAACCTATAAGGGATATAAGTGGGAAGCTAATTCACAAAGAGTATTACCAAGTAAAATATCATGTGGATTATCGAAATAGTATAACCCTCGATAACTTAATGAATCCGGACTTCATCAATGCTTCTAAATATTCTTTTCTAGAAAAGGTTAAAGTAGCGTTGCCAGTTTTGAATAAAGACAATGAATTAGGGGTTGCAGTCTTAGTTACGCCATGGGCTATACACCCGGACGACGAATTAGCGAAATTAAAAATTGTTGACACTAAAGGAGGATATTTCAAAGAAGAAATTTTATTTGATGGAAAAAGCAGATCGTATATAGCTCAAGTAAGAGAAAAATTGAAAAATCATTTAGAAATTAAAGAAGACGAAGAATTGAAAAGTGTTTTAAAAGCTATTCGAATTTGGAATAATTTTCATCAATATGAACCGTTCCTTAGGATTTTAAATGGACAACTATCGGCGGTTGGATTAAAACCTATCGATCTCTCACAACGTATTAACCCATATGTCAATTTGCTTCAACGATTGTTTCAAGAAGATCAAACGAAATTTAATAAAGAAAAGTTAATAGAAATATGTAAATCTGAAGATTTGTGGACAGGTCGCAACATTATGTTAACGGAAGAAGTTCCTGTTGGAATAAGGAGCTTCATTCGAAGAGCTGAAAATCTAGAGAACGATACAACTACAATGACTTGTTTATTACATTATTTTGACGGTCGATATCTAAAAGATGAATTTAGCTGGAATGTAAATATTAAAGCGGCTGTAGAAGATTTTATAGGATGTAGTTTAGCAGAAGGTAACTCTTATTGCATTTATTTAGATACTCATTCAACTATTGCTTTTACAACCGGTTTTCTTCTTGATCCAAAATCTGGAGTGAAAGCAGTTCCTATTCAAAAAGGGCTGGATGGAAGAGCGATTTGGCGATCAAACTCTAAGGTGCTAAAAGAGCAATATCCATTATGGCAAGTTAGCCATGATATTATTGATGAAAATGGCAGTGATATTGTTATAGTAATAGAAATGACACATCCAGCTGTTCAAGATGTAAGAGAATATATTGAAACCAAAGAGTTGTCTGCTAAATCTATTATTAGATTTTATTTTGAAGAATCTCCGAGTTTCAATTCAATACGCGATGGAAACCATGCTATGTATCTTGCTAACGAGATATCAAAAACTTTAAATGGACTTCAAAAAGAGGATAGGAAAAGAAGATACCACTTTTTTGGAGCTGGCCCAAATGGTTTTTGGTTCTTCTTAGGACAACTTTCAAGAAACTTTGGTCAGTTAACTCTCTATGAATACGACTTTGAAATAGCAAAAGATTATTTTCCAACTATTGAGTTACCTTAA
- a CDS encoding recombinase family protein, producing the protein MLIGYARVSTGLQNLDLQLDALAAYGCDKTFHDKMSGTKKQRPGLEEAISYAREGDTIVVWRLDRLGRNMQDLIQLVNALNERGVAFHSLQENLTMDKRNATGQLMFHLFAAFAEFERNLIEERSAAGRTAARARGRLGGRPEKFGPKDIEMMRSLIQGGTPIKDVAERWGVSRTTIYRYLEKQ; encoded by the coding sequence GTGCTCATTGGATATGCGCGTGTGTCTACAGGATTACAAAATTTGGATTTACAGCTGGATGCGTTAGCAGCTTATGGCTGCGATAAAACATTTCACGACAAAATGAGTGGAACGAAAAAGCAACGTCCCGGTTTAGAAGAAGCCATCTCGTATGCTCGCGAAGGGGACACGATTGTAGTTTGGCGATTGGATCGCTTGGGAAGAAACATGCAGGACTTGATTCAACTGGTGAATGCCCTAAATGAACGGGGTGTCGCATTCCATAGTTTGCAGGAAAACTTGACGATGGATAAACGCAATGCAACAGGCCAACTGATGTTTCACTTGTTCGCGGCATTTGCCGAATTTGAACGGAATTTGATTGAGGAACGTTCGGCTGCAGGACGGACAGCTGCCCGAGCAAGAGGGCGTTTGGGGGGACGTCCGGAGAAATTTGGACCGAAAGATATTGAAATGATGCGTTCGCTGATTCAAGGTGGGACACCGATTAAAGATGTGGCTGAAAGATGGGGCGTTTCTCGTACCACCATTTATCGTTATCTGGAAAAACAGTAA
- a CDS encoding MBL fold metallo-hydrolase: MLNKLSESIYYLSNQDDRERPALGLVCGEKHSLIIDAGNSTQHAKEFLLEIQNLNVPPVKYVVITHAHWDHFLGMNEFDASVIVNSQTNELMKEWQSFSYDDRSLQKYVSQDLMNVKCAEIIKDDIPNRNDFKLNSPNIIFEKTITIDLGNKVCLLEQVKSTHADDSTIVYVPDEKVIFLGDCAYGTTTNSLFHFKQALLLPMIEDIQKFDAKMSLLGHESIYDSDEMNLYWQELTAANQAVKSKSLEDAKENFVAEIKREPNDNELFFIQAFVNDQIINS; the protein is encoded by the coding sequence ATGTTAAATAAATTAAGTGAGTCCATTTATTATTTATCAAATCAAGATGATCGAGAACGTCCAGCTTTAGGATTGGTGTGTGGTGAAAAACATAGCTTAATCATAGACGCTGGTAACTCTACGCAACACGCCAAAGAGTTTTTATTGGAAATTCAGAACCTAAATGTACCACCAGTTAAATATGTCGTCATTACACATGCGCATTGGGATCATTTCCTAGGTATGAATGAGTTTGATGCATCGGTAATAGTTAATAGCCAAACAAACGAATTGATGAAAGAATGGCAAAGCTTTTCGTATGATGACCGCTCGCTCCAAAAGTATGTAAGCCAGGATCTAATGAATGTGAAGTGTGCAGAGATTATAAAAGATGACATCCCAAATAGGAATGATTTCAAGTTGAACTCTCCAAATATTATTTTTGAGAAGACGATAACGATCGATTTAGGAAATAAGGTCTGTCTGCTTGAACAAGTCAAAAGTACGCATGCAGACGATTCAACAATCGTGTATGTTCCTGATGAGAAAGTTATTTTTTTAGGTGATTGTGCATACGGGACAACCACAAATTCTTTGTTTCATTTCAAACAAGCTTTGTTGTTGCCAATGATTGAAGACATTCAGAAATTTGATGCAAAAATGTCTCTTCTTGGTCACGAGTCTATTTATGATTCGGATGAAATGAATCTCTATTGGCAAGAGTTAACAGCAGCAAATCAAGCTGTAAAATCAAAATCATTAGAAGATGCTAAAGAAAACTTTGTAGCAGAAATTAAAAGAGAACCCAATGATAATGAACTGTTTTTTATTCAAGCATTTGTGAATGACCAAATCATAAATTCGTAA